Proteins from one Methanobrevibacter sp. genomic window:
- a CDS encoding DUF6270 domain-containing protein produces the protein MTVEISTMGSCASRNIFNSVINEEYKNFFHINESIETVTFISLMSEPLKFDQRLLDSSDSYDNECVLQDLSKKYLDFLKKDKIDYLIIDTYFDAVYEIIINDENSYIADSERIKRTSLHPLFADKKRISITKDFDEYYELWTNSVRLFFEFIAKNCPNTKIILNCSRSVYRYYENEKIIEDEHLKKISYHNKYRKILDKFILENFDVEVLDFDKNILACKEHVFGLHPTHYEPKYYEEKTRQLNEIIARNNLFDYSYKYNMELRKLKKKNIILSFDNDDDDQNLPIPDLFKKYLTARIDLKNEKLHNAIELIENSDEKSIVNYPKWFEDERGSGIIIHTQKREVSLKIKCIHDGELTLRFRGKDVKDQNGVRIPVYINYNNIVINNEKINGDVELVCHDKPYIYKRKVEHHEILTIKIEWSPF, from the coding sequence ATGACTGTAGAAATTTCAACAATGGGATCATGTGCATCAAGAAATATTTTTAATAGTGTTATAAATGAAGAATATAAAAATTTTTTTCATATTAATGAATCTATAGAAACTGTCACTTTTATTAGTTTAATGTCTGAACCATTAAAATTTGATCAAAGATTATTAGATTCATCAGATAGTTATGATAATGAATGTGTTTTACAAGATTTATCAAAAAAATATTTAGATTTTCTAAAAAAAGATAAAATTGACTATTTAATAATTGACACATATTTTGATGCTGTTTATGAAATAATTATCAACGACGAAAATAGTTATATTGCAGATTCCGAGAGAATAAAAAGAACTTCATTACATCCATTATTTGCTGATAAAAAGAGAATATCTATTACTAAAGATTTTGATGAATATTATGAGTTATGGACAAATTCTGTTAGATTATTCTTTGAATTTATAGCTAAAAATTGCCCCAATACAAAAATTATCTTAAATTGTTCACGCTCTGTTTATAGATATTATGAAAATGAAAAAATAATTGAAGACGAACATTTGAAAAAAATATCATATCATAATAAATATAGAAAAATCTTAGATAAATTTATATTAGAAAATTTTGATGTTGAAGTATTGGATTTTGATAAAAATATATTAGCATGCAAAGAGCATGTTTTTGGGCTTCATCCTACACATTATGAGCCAAAATATTATGAAGAAAAAACTCGCCAATTAAATGAAATTATTGCGAGAAATAACCTTTTTGATTATTCCTACAAATATAATATGGAACTTAGAAAACTTAAAAAGAAAAACATAATACTTTCATTTGATAATGATGACGATGATCAAAATCTCCCAATTCCAGATTTATTTAAGAAATATTTGACTGCACGAATTGATTTAAAAAATGAAAAATTACATAATGCTATTGAACTAATCGAAAATAGTGATGAAAAATCAATAGTAAATTATCCCAAATGGTTCGAAGATGAACGAGGTTCTGGAATAATAATTCACACCCAAAAAAGAGAGGTTAGTTTAAAGATTAAATGCATCCATGATGGAGAATTAACACTAAGATTTAGAGGAAAGGATGTAAAAGATCAAAATGGTGTTAGAATACCTGTTTATATTAATTATAACAACATTGTTATAAATAATGAAAAGATTAATGGTGATGTTGAGCTTGTATGTCATGACAAACCATACATTTATAAACGAAAAGTAGAACATCATGAAATTTTAACCATTAAAATAGAATGGTCCCCATTTTAA
- a CDS encoding glycosyltransferase family 10 domain-containing protein — protein MHNKNVNNLNSNHIDSKNFSFSQDILFELEKFVTARINIKNIGNIENNVEIVDISDNNSKVEYPQWYKDEKGSGLLIHSSSCCLDLKIKCINDGELNILLLGKDIRDKNGVNAPIFIDFTVFQINGENIIESPILASYEDFYRFTKMVKDSDIITIHIEWKPVNDSSIFKTSISRLKTQINNLNRELELRKGIVEDYNKLILSSIGVKTSDGKITYRNFFRPSAPGFLDNFWFTRYLQHNFPNEEYDINIFSVFGVIDDTITKSMSGKKIFYSPETINKRFPEANKFGRYALDYVDLGMGYDLIDKSNYFRFPYWYFIFDPTVDEEQIENSINYWNSLDYDKSKNVTVIASHDEWKLRTFIANDIEKFTDIDYAGPWRHNNSDLWNKFNNDKLSFLKQYKFNICAENVEDDAYVTEKIFHSIMCNCIPLYAGGGNYLEPNILNDKAILRWNLNEDNSDTVELFKNLLLDEQSYKEFRDQEPFLDNSSKFLIKQFSILEKHFERLIYD, from the coding sequence ATGCACAATAAGAATGTTAATAATTTAAATTCAAATCACATCGATTCAAAAAATTTTTCCTTTTCTCAGGACATATTATTTGAACTAGAAAAATTTGTTACTGCAAGAATAAATATTAAAAATATTGGAAATATTGAAAATAATGTTGAAATTGTTGATATTTCAGATAATAATTCAAAGGTTGAATATCCTCAATGGTATAAAGATGAAAAGGGGTCAGGATTATTAATCCATAGTTCTTCATGTTGTTTAGATTTAAAAATTAAATGTATTAATGATGGTGAACTTAATATTTTATTATTAGGAAAAGATATTAGGGATAAAAATGGTGTAAATGCTCCTATATTCATTGATTTCACTGTATTTCAAATTAATGGGGAAAATATTATTGAATCTCCTATTTTGGCATCGTATGAAGATTTTTATAGATTTACTAAAATGGTTAAAGATTCTGATATTATCACGATTCATATTGAGTGGAAACCAGTTAATGATTCCAGTATTTTTAAAACAAGTATCTCTAGGTTAAAAACTCAAATTAATAATTTAAATAGAGAATTAGAACTTAGAAAAGGAATAGTTGAAGATTATAATAAATTGATTTTGAGTTCTATTGGAGTAAAGACTTCTGATGGAAAGATTACATATAGAAATTTTTTTAGACCAAGTGCTCCAGGATTTTTAGATAATTTTTGGTTTACAAGATATTTGCAGCATAATTTCCCTAATGAAGAGTATGATATAAATATTTTTAGTGTTTTTGGTGTTATTGATGATACTATTACGAAAAGCATGTCTGGAAAAAAAATATTTTATTCTCCAGAAACTATTAATAAACGATTTCCAGAAGCTAATAAATTTGGTCGTTATGCATTAGATTATGTTGATTTGGGTATGGGTTATGATTTGATTGATAAATCTAATTATTTTCGTTTTCCATATTGGTATTTTATTTTTGATCCTACAGTTGATGAAGAACAAATTGAAAATTCCATTAATTATTGGAATTCTCTAGATTATGATAAATCTAAAAATGTTACTGTTATTGCTAGTCATGATGAATGGAAACTTAGAACATTTATAGCTAACGATATTGAGAAATTTACAGATATTGATTATGCTGGGCCATGGCGCCATAATAATTCTGATTTGTGGAATAAATTTAATAATGATAAACTTTCATTTTTAAAACAATATAAATTTAATATTTGTGCTGAAAATGTTGAAGATGATGCATATGTAACTGAAAAAATTTTTCATAGTATAATGTGTAATTGTATTCCATTATATGCTGGTGGGGGAAATTATTTAGAACCTAATATTTTGAATGATAAAGCTATACTCAGATGGAACTTAAATGAGGATAATTCAGATACTGTTGAATTATTTAAAAATCTTCTTTTAGATGAACAATCTTATAAAGAATTTAGAGATCAAGAACCATTTTTAGATAATAGTTCAAAATTTTTAATTAAGCAATTTTCAATTCTTGAAAAACATTTCGAACGTTTAATTTATGATTAA
- a CDS encoding sugar phosphate nucleotidyltransferase: METIGMILCGGFGKRLRPVTETVPKPLVEIKEDYTILDKQLFDFKNAGINEVYLLAGFLHEKIEERYGKEYIGIKIHYVIEDEPLGTLNAIRLGMESIDEGKQCIIRNGDIVSDINLKSMIKHGEKSSLPVTMFITQMQSPYGIVETEGDRLISFKEKPILEDYYINGGIYFTKSLLDFGEFKTGDIEKLYFPNLAKENSLGYYKENNIFWIAVDTSKELESVKKEYENKTDKPWGYEKVLIYTDKYLTKELYIKAGFQTSFHYHNKKDETMYILSGAGYIEFEDKKEYFSKNDSIRIEPGVKHTIVALENTILHEVSTPYLDDTIRVDDFYTR, translated from the coding sequence ATGGAAACTATCGGTATGATTTTATGCGGAGGATTTGGTAAAAGATTAAGACCAGTTACAGAAACAGTTCCAAAACCGCTTGTTGAAATTAAAGAGGATTATACTATTTTAGATAAACAACTTTTTGATTTTAAAAATGCTGGAATAAATGAAGTTTATCTTCTTGCAGGATTTTTACATGAAAAAATTGAAGAGAGATATGGTAAAGAGTATATTGGGATTAAAATACATTATGTTATTGAAGATGAGCCATTAGGGACACTTAATGCTATTCGTTTAGGAATGGAAAGTATTGATGAGGGAAAACAATGTATTATTAGAAATGGGGATATTGTTTCAGATATTAACTTAAAATCCATGATAAAACATGGAGAGAAATCGTCTTTACCTGTAACAATGTTTATTACACAAATGCAGTCACCTTATGGTATTGTTGAAACTGAGGGTGATCGTTTAATTTCATTTAAAGAAAAACCAATATTGGAAGATTATTATATTAATGGGGGAATTTATTTTACTAAATCTTTATTAGATTTTGGGGAATTTAAAACAGGCGATATAGAGAAACTTTATTTTCCTAATTTAGCTAAAGAAAATAGTTTAGGTTATTATAAGGAAAATAATATTTTTTGGATAGCAGTTGATACATCAAAAGAATTAGAATCAGTTAAAAAAGAATATGAAAATAAAACTGATAAACCGTGGGGGTATGAAAAAGTTTTGATATATACCGATAAATATTTAACTAAGGAATTATATATTAAAGCTGGTTTTCAGACTTCTTTCCATTATCATAATAAAAAAGATGAAACTATGTATATCCTTTCTGGAGCAGGTTATATAGAATTTGAGGATAAAAAAGAATATTTTTCTAAAAATGATAGTATTCGTATCGAACCGGGTGTTAAACACACAATTGTTGCACTTGAAAATACTATATTGCATGAAGTTTCCACTCCTTACTTGGATGATACGATTAGGGTTGATGATTTTTATACTAGATAA
- a CDS encoding glycosyltransferase family 2 protein, with translation MVNSLEDSNICISLIIPILNSEKYVSQCLDTLINQSLNDIEVLCMDYGSVDGSKQLIYEYSEKDSRIKLFECDNINIARNKGMLESKGDYILFLNPEDWIYINSCERLQEELIINPCDILFFKSSLFNESTEKIYKNSDDSYIDTVQYFVGNNIFDYSDLGDKIFSLPFVLYNKIFNRHFLLSHNLVFQSDNFSELTFFYKAVLNANKLKIFNKHIYIKRELPNQVKLDNFREIIANLKELHDYFKSLEDYNLFEKKLLNFIINHIHIIYSKNNENQEEFFLLINDFFKSIKQNKSDYVKYISNLDNENLLFFRDILDSETNSEYHLLVRYNHLLNENGRLKSEISKLKKDINQLKNKLAYFE, from the coding sequence ATGGTAAATTCATTAGAAGATTCAAATATTTGCATTTCTTTAATTATTCCGATTCTTAATTCAGAAAAATATGTTTCTCAATGCTTGGATACATTAATCAATCAATCTTTGAATGATATAGAAGTATTATGTATGGATTATGGTTCTGTTGATGGATCTAAACAGTTAATATATGAATATTCTGAAAAAGATTCTAGAATAAAATTATTTGAATGTGATAATATTAATATTGCGAGAAACAAAGGAATGCTAGAATCTAAAGGGGATTATATTTTATTTTTAAATCCTGAAGATTGGATTTATATTAACTCATGTGAAAGATTGCAAGAAGAATTAATCATAAACCCTTGCGATATATTATTTTTTAAGTCTAGCTTATTCAATGAATCAACTGAAAAGATTTATAAAAATTCAGATGATTCATATATTGATACAGTTCAATATTTTGTAGGAAATAATATTTTTGATTATTCTGATTTGGGCGATAAAATATTTTCATTGCCTTTTGTATTGTATAATAAGATTTTTAATAGACACTTTTTATTAAGTCATAATTTAGTATTTCAAAGTGACAATTTTTCGGAATTAACTTTCTTTTATAAAGCTGTTTTAAATGCTAATAAATTGAAAATTTTTAACAAACACATTTATATTAAACGAGAATTGCCTAATCAAGTTAAGTTAGATAATTTTCGAGAAATTATTGCTAATTTAAAAGAGTTACATGATTATTTTAAAAGTTTAGAGGATTATAATTTATTTGAAAAAAAATTGTTAAATTTTATTATTAATCATATTCATATTATATATTCTAAGAATAATGAAAATCAAGAGGAGTTTTTTTTATTAATTAATGATTTTTTTAAATCTATTAAACAAAATAAATCTGATTATGTGAAATATATTTCTAATTTAGACAATGAAAATTTACTTTTTTTCAGAGATATTTTGGATTCAGAAACAAATTCAGAATATCATTTGTTAGTACGGTATAATCATTTACTCAATGAAAATGGTAGGTTGAAGTCAGAAATTTCCAAGTTAAAAAAGGATATTAATCAATTAAAAAATAAATTAGCATATTTTGAATAA
- a CDS encoding DUF6270 domain-containing protein, translated as MAVLGSCATRDVFNSMLNPNYKQFFEITTDIARTTLISLMSDPVNIPDKEMIKLYRNDGSYDDFTTRNLEKDLNKMFLNELINSKSDYLIIDNLFESRFGILCSDEGIMTNNEWDLPRTSFYNTLTNKKTLSMKNNSSKYFKLFKEHCTYFFDFIDKNCADLNIILNNVSDSEKILKNDGTIYTIDSVKNYCDETNPITYKLNKYIENNFEVKTIELNIVNYPNDENHAWGIGTSHFIPQYYIDFTTKLNKIIYENNQINNFKNIMQKQENKLNILNEMK; from the coding sequence ATAGCAGTATTAGGGAGTTGCGCTACTAGAGATGTTTTTAATTCAATGTTAAATCCTAATTACAAACAATTTTTTGAAATAACTACAGATATTGCAAGAACCACACTAATTAGTTTAATGTCAGATCCCGTGAATATACCTGATAAAGAAATGATAAAATTATATCGCAATGATGGTAGTTATGATGATTTTACAACAAGAAATTTAGAAAAAGATTTAAATAAGATGTTTCTTAATGAGTTAATAAATAGTAAATCAGATTATCTGATTATTGATAATTTATTTGAATCACGATTTGGAATATTATGCTCTGATGAAGGAATAATGACAAATAATGAATGGGATTTGCCGCGTACATCATTTTATAATACATTAACCAATAAAAAAACATTATCCATGAAAAATAATTCATCAAAATATTTCAAATTATTCAAAGAACATTGCACTTATTTTTTTGATTTTATAGATAAAAATTGTGCTGATTTAAATATCATTTTAAATAATGTTAGTGATAGTGAAAAAATATTAAAAAATGATGGAACAATCTACACTATTGATAGTGTAAAAAATTATTGCGACGAAACAAATCCAATAACTTATAAATTAAATAAATATATTGAAAATAACTTTGAGGTTAAAACTATAGAATTAAATATTGTAAATTATCCAAATGATGAAAATCATGCTTGGGGAATTGGAACTTCCCACTTTATACCACAATATTATATAGATTTCACAACTAAACTTAATAAAATAATTTATGAAAATAATCAGATTAATAATTTTAAAAATATTATGCAAAAACAAGAAAATAAACTTAATATTTTAAATGAAATGAAATAA
- a CDS encoding glycosyltransferase, with protein MVEPKVSIIIPVYNSEEFLESCLDSIINQSMEDIEIICINDGSSDGSLDILNKFKNNDSRIKIFSQKNSGAASARNRGLEKATGEYILFVDSDDWIESTMCEELYHHAKHLDSDLVLFDATEYNLNKEHKNRVYFPFNSFNENYKEFTFDFKFSKHLVLNYFQVIWSKMYKKDLAKNIRFPDLPIYEDVQFHVESMVLAKKISYFPKLFYHYRKLNINSEQNFKITTDKSLFIVDVFIGVYDFLVEHNFFDDLKVNFFAFVFNESRNALNNIGYNYKQILFNKIKQFYTSFDIEEDVLNELSFDFQSIYFHIINAENYFEFQNFQESVDVNLTDNELLLLDKIIQKDELIADYEKQLSEYQNQDKIQSNFLNKHDINVEAYHRIKEMNLFDEEYYVSHEGYSGNMDPLLHYIYVGYEEGKNPCKLFNSNYYLNYYDSAKCSGLNPLVHFVMFGLYEGKVKIRDDVWQPPLVINKFEVDKQLNDLSSLSLNEENRAPRLIVSLTSFPGRMNLIKYAIFSLFNQSLKPDKIVLWLSRSQFINGKADIPKDVLNFVDYGLEIKWCEDIKSFKKLIPSLREFPEDIIVTFDDDLYYESDVLEKLYNSYLKYPNYISAYRSRRISFNDDYSLKMYQQWELSKTEQKPSFLNFSTNGAGTLFPPHSLDDEIFNMDLAMELTPTGDDIWFWAMAVKKGTKIKLVPDNNFDAYYIAPELEIGLLDDSKNTLWKVNAAGLNDVHMNNVLNRFPEVKEKLLLEYNDYKFKKNIGVRAVNDIKFKSSPVHDDIKVAAIMDQFTYDSYKYECNLFYLSPFNWLEIFEREKPDFFLCESVFHGLKTTEFPKGEWAGKIHVNLNNDIENRSILFSILEYCKNNNIPTVFWNKEDPSSFYDEAYNFVDTALHFDYIFTTDEDCISRYLVRGHENVNCLMFATQPKLFNPISIVERSNDVIFAGSWYKKFEDRCNVMEQIFDRLLDEGYNLKIYDRMYDLHYADYAYPIKYQQFLNPGVHFNQMPNVYKESSLGLNINTVTNSPTMFARRVFELMSSNTLVFSNFSKAVDLLFGDSVIFLDRDVNLDKFDFEEIREKNLYNVLENHTYSNRFKQILNTVGINYNYKSDRIILIYSINDYQNIDEIISHFNSITYPHKYLKIIISHNFSGKLDKIDVKHDVIIEEELQDFIDNLNDDEYVCFVNSDIEQDFVKKALLHFKYLPKTFGISSTDEYLNKYTFSNLNDIHNVIFSNVNLKKIFNSNNGDNLNNFEVYYI; from the coding sequence ATGGTTGAACCAAAAGTTTCGATTATCATACCAGTATATAATTCTGAAGAGTTTCTTGAAAGTTGCTTAGATTCTATAATCAATCAATCTATGGAAGATATTGAAATAATTTGTATAAATGACGGATCTTCTGATGGTTCTTTAGATATTTTAAATAAATTTAAAAATAATGATTCTCGCATTAAGATTTTTTCTCAAAAGAATAGTGGTGCAGCATCTGCAAGAAATCGGGGTCTTGAAAAAGCAACCGGTGAATACATCCTTTTTGTTGATAGTGACGATTGGATAGAATCCACTATGTGTGAAGAATTATATCATCATGCGAAACATTTAGATTCTGATTTAGTATTATTTGATGCAACTGAATATAATTTAAATAAAGAGCATAAAAATCGAGTTTATTTTCCATTTAATTCTTTCAATGAAAATTATAAAGAATTTACATTTGATTTTAAATTTAGTAAGCATTTAGTTTTAAATTATTTTCAAGTTATTTGGTCAAAAATGTATAAAAAAGATTTGGCTAAAAACATCAGATTTCCAGATTTACCTATTTACGAAGATGTGCAATTTCATGTAGAATCGATGGTATTAGCAAAAAAAATTTCTTATTTCCCAAAATTATTTTATCATTATAGAAAATTAAATATTAATTCCGAACAGAACTTTAAAATAACAACAGACAAATCTTTGTTCATTGTTGATGTTTTTATAGGAGTATATGATTTTTTAGTTGAACATAATTTTTTCGATGATTTGAAAGTAAATTTTTTTGCATTTGTTTTCAATGAATCTAGGAACGCTCTAAATAATATTGGTTATAATTATAAACAAATTCTTTTCAATAAGATTAAACAATTTTACACTTCTTTTGATATTGAGGAGGATGTGTTAAATGAACTATCTTTTGATTTTCAATCAATATATTTTCATATTATTAATGCAGAAAACTATTTTGAGTTTCAAAATTTTCAAGAATCTGTCGACGTGAATTTAACTGACAATGAATTATTATTACTTGATAAAATTATTCAAAAAGATGAACTTATTGCGGATTATGAAAAGCAATTGTCTGAATATCAAAATCAAGATAAAATACAATCTAACTTCTTAAATAAACATGATATAAATGTAGAGGCATATCATAGAATTAAAGAAATGAACCTATTTGATGAGGAATATTATGTGTCTCATGAGGGATATTCTGGCAATATGGACCCTTTATTACATTATATTTATGTTGGTTATGAAGAGGGTAAAAATCCGTGCAAACTTTTTAATTCAAATTATTATCTGAATTATTATGATTCTGCTAAATGTTCTGGTTTGAATCCTCTTGTTCATTTTGTCATGTTTGGTCTTTATGAAGGAAAAGTTAAAATAAGGGATGATGTTTGGCAACCTCCATTAGTTATAAATAAATTTGAAGTTGATAAACAACTAAATGATTTGAGTAGTTTAAGTTTAAATGAAGAAAATAGGGCGCCTAGGTTAATTGTTTCTTTAACTTCATTTCCAGGTAGAATGAATCTTATAAAATATGCAATTTTTTCTCTTTTTAACCAATCTTTAAAACCTGATAAAATTGTCTTATGGTTATCAAGGTCGCAATTTATTAATGGTAAAGCAGATATTCCTAAAGATGTTTTAAATTTTGTTGATTATGGTCTTGAGATTAAATGGTGTGAAGATATCAAGTCATTTAAGAAATTAATCCCCTCTTTAAGAGAATTTCCTGAAGATATAATTGTCACATTTGATGATGACCTTTATTATGAAAGTGATGTATTGGAAAAATTATATAATTCTTACTTGAAATATCCTAATTATATTAGTGCATATCGTTCTAGGAGAATTTCTTTTAATGATGATTACTCCTTAAAAATGTACCAACAGTGGGAATTAAGTAAAACAGAGCAAAAACCTTCTTTTTTAAATTTTTCTACAAATGGTGCAGGGACATTATTCCCTCCACATTCTTTAGATGATGAAATTTTTAACATGGATTTGGCTATGGAATTAACTCCAACTGGTGATGATATATGGTTTTGGGCAATGGCTGTTAAAAAAGGTACAAAAATTAAATTAGTCCCTGATAATAATTTTGATGCATATTATATTGCTCCAGAACTTGAAATTGGATTACTTGATGATTCTAAAAATACTTTATGGAAAGTAAATGCGGCAGGTCTAAATGATGTTCATATGAATAATGTTTTAAACAGATTTCCGGAGGTTAAGGAAAAACTTCTTTTGGAATATAATGATTATAAATTTAAAAAGAATATCGGCGTTAGAGCAGTTAATGATATTAAGTTTAAATCTAGTCCGGTTCATGACGATATTAAAGTTGCAGCAATTATGGATCAATTTACATATGATTCTTATAAATATGAGTGTAACTTATTTTATTTGAGTCCTTTTAATTGGTTAGAAATTTTTGAGCGAGAAAAACCAGACTTTTTTTTATGTGAATCAGTCTTTCATGGTTTAAAAACTACTGAATTTCCTAAAGGTGAATGGGCAGGTAAAATACATGTAAATTTAAATAATGATATTGAAAATAGGTCCATTTTGTTTTCGATTCTTGAGTATTGTAAAAATAATAATATTCCTACTGTATTTTGGAATAAAGAAGACCCTTCTTCATTTTATGATGAAGCTTATAATTTTGTAGATACTGCTTTGCATTTTGATTATATTTTTACTACCGATGAGGATTGTATTTCTAGATATTTAGTTAGAGGTCATGAAAATGTGAATTGTTTGATGTTTGCAACACAACCAAAGTTATTCAATCCAATATCTATTGTTGAAAGATCAAATGATGTAATTTTTGCAGGAAGTTGGTATAAAAAATTTGAAGATAGATGTAATGTAATGGAACAAATTTTTGATAGGTTATTGGATGAAGGTTATAATTTAAAGATTTATGATAGGATGTATGATTTACATTATGCGGATTATGCATATCCTATTAAATATCAACAATTTTTAAATCCCGGCGTTCATTTTAATCAAATGCCAAATGTTTATAAAGAGAGTAGTTTAGGTTTGAATATTAATACGGTTACTAATTCTCCTACTATGTTTGCTAGGAGAGTTTTTGAATTAATGTCTTCAAATACATTAGTTTTTTCAAATTTTTCAAAAGCAGTAGATTTATTGTTTGGCGACAGTGTTATCTTTTTGGATAGGGATGTAAATTTAGATAAATTTGATTTTGAAGAAATTCGTGAAAAAAATTTATATAATGTTTTAGAAAATCATACATATTCTAATAGATTTAAACAAATATTAAATACAGTTGGTATTAATTATAATTATAAATCAGATAGAATTATTTTAATTTATTCAATAAATGATTATCAAAATATAGATGAGATAATTAGTCATTTTAATTCAATAACATATCCTCATAAATATTTAAAGATTATTATTTCTCATAATTTCTCAGGTAAATTGGATAAAATTGATGTAAAACACGATGTAATTATTGAAGAAGAGTTACAAGATTTTATCGATAATTTGAATGATGATGAATATGTCTGTTTTGTTAATTCTGATATTGAACAAGATTTTGTAAAAAAAGCATTATTACATTTTAAATATTTGCCTAAGACTTTTGGCATCAGTTCTACTGATGAATATTTGAATAAATACACATTTAGTAATTTAAATGATATTCACAATGTCATTTTTAGCAATGTCAATCTAAAAAAGATTTTTAATTCAAATAATGGTGATAATTTAAATAATTTCGAAGTTTATTATATTTAG